One Triticum dicoccoides isolate Atlit2015 ecotype Zavitan chromosome 3B, WEW_v2.0, whole genome shotgun sequence genomic window, gcaagtgatgattgttttatcgagggccttttgattgaaaaactggaagaacaccTCATAGGGaacagacaacagatcaattccgacgaggtcgtgctcctctttaactctcatcgACAAAGTATCCGTCCCAGACTTcctgcagatgtccatgtaccaatcatggaatcttcgcatcatcgttgttagaggagtaccaggtttgacgagaggcttcctgtgCCGGAATTTtaatgtgtccacctccattgtttcaaaAAGCGCATCGTCGTCGGGcatgtaatctccaggattggtaccgggcagcatccccggaagattagcgacgatatcgctagacacattgagcggggggcacggttgcttcgcctgttcgccgagctggggatttTTTCCCTTTTCTTCGTTCTGCTAGCCTTTGATCAGTGCAAGTACTTCCTGACTGCTCCGCTTCCTTATATATCCTTTCAATGATGCGGTCATAGTTGGATTGTGGCGGAGGCGGTGGTGATCGCTGCAGGGCATCCATAGTTTTATGATCATTTTTTACAAATAATTAATTTTTTTGTGAAATGATGAAGATTCTTTGAAAACTCGGGGGATGATATTTGAAATTCCCAATGTTTTTTTTATtttaatgaacatttttcaaatgcatggaATTGTTTTAAATTCACGAACATTTGATGGTTGGTAATATTTCAATAAACATAATACAAACATGGACCTTCATAACACACACATAAACACCGCTATGAACGAGTGCATGCACAACTTATCCGTATGAGCACTTTTGGGAGACTGAGCCAACATGTTTGCATAGCCTGTCGTCAGTCATATGCAATGGACACGATGTTATATATGTGGAAGAATAGTGTGAAAATATCTAAAATAAAAATAGAGAATATGCTAGCACCCGTTCTAAAAACTTAAATCTAGGTGGTTTATTCCACCACAAAGAACATAACCGTCCAAGTTATACTTTGGTTTATTCAGCTACTTGCCGCAAGTTGTGCACGCTAAGAGCATCTCTAACGAGTCTCCTAAAAACTGTTAGAGGAGGATAAATTCGGTTTTCCTCTTCTAACTGGTACCTAACCGACTCCTGTCGCTATTAGATAAGGAATTGTTTTTACTCCGGCGACAACCGAGCACCTCCGCCGCACCCCGTTGCCTTTGCATGTTGCCCCACTCCGAGACGGTCGCTGTTGCCGCCGAAATCAAGCTCTATCGCCATCACCGCAACATCGATCCTGCCGGAAGGATGGGCCGTATCTCCACTGAGCCTCTACGTCGACTGTCACCTTCTTCGTCCTTCAAGTGTTCTGCGATTTGCCTAGGTAAGTTTTTCTTGTGCTTTTTCAAccctctttttcttttgccaattgAATTGAATTGAGTCATTGGTGCACTGTGTAGGTGAAGAGGTTGAGGGACATGCTATATGTCGACTcgtcggaggaagaagaagacgaccattTCAAAATAGCCATTGGCATGATATTCAACAATGATTTTTGGCGGCCGAGAAGGGGCTCACAATTCGGCTGTATACACCTTGATTGAGATAGAGCGGAGGACCACACCAAGATTACGAGAGATTACTTTAAACCCAATCCAACGTATCCAGAGAAGTATTTTCATCAGCGATTTTGAATGCACACAATTTTCTTTCTCACCATTGCAAAAGTTGTGGAGAGGCATGATGATTGGTTCAAACTAAGGAGTGTATCCAAAGCGATAAGTGCAAGTATACCTAGCTCCAAGATTATTTCATTAAGCATcaatggcatctccatagcacttCATAGTGTTGCTTTTTTCATGTGTTTGAATTTAAATAATTTGTTCTGTAAACTATGAATTTGTAATATTTGTGAATTGTGTGAACTTTAATTCAATTGTTTGGATTTAGTATGTGTGTAAATATGTACTTGAAATATAGTATATAAACTAAAACTAGAAAGCTTTGGCCAAAAAGAAAAATTAGGGAGTTGTGCAACTACAAGTATGTTAAGGCCttatacaatgcaaggtgcttagagaaataaattaGGCTTTCCTtaggcaccggtgcttatttgtacagggcaGACGCTTCATTAGGCGTCTCTCCTATAGAAATAGGCACTGGTGCTTCAGAAAagccggtttatttttctaagaacCTCCCTAAGCACCTAGCATTGTATAAGGCCTAAGAGGATTGGTTAGGAACTGCAGTTTTTTAGAGGCAGGAAAGAAAAGCAAGCATGGCACTGCTAGTAAAAGGGGGTCGTGCAACTACAGAGTCAATAAACAGTACTCCGTACTCCCTcacaaatgaatgtatctaaacaTATTTCAATGCTAGATACGAGTCAATAAACAATACTCCCTCTTAAATGGATGTATTAGACGTATTTCAATGCTGAATACATCCATTTGAACGAcgagtaatatggatcggagggagtactacaaatAATATGACCCGGGAAGTGCACCATCAGGGGGAAAATAGTGCATCTAAGGCAGTACTTCAAAACTATCACTTGGATACTTCACCATAAAAACATAGAAATTCTagacacaagaagaaaacatgagGTAATAGATCATGCTTGTGTTCTCACCTCATAGGAATCTTGGGAGCCATTCATTTGTTCCAAACAGCACCAAAGTGAAGAGAAAAATTGCAGCAGAAAACTAAATTGCCAAACAATAAATACAAAAATGAAAACAATTGCCAAACAAGAAACGAGCAGCAAACCAATTGCCAAACAAGACATTAGGAAAAGATATTATTATTGAGCCAGAACGGGGAGACATCTCTGCACAAGAAATGATTTCATATATATATTATATGAATTATAGATATCAAACAATGTCCCTTTTTACATTTGCACAGAGGGCCAAGCTGTATCACCATGTCTCTCTGATCCACCACCCCCTCCCTATATGGTACCTCCTCCCCCTCCACCTTGTTGCTGTCTATTCGACGAATGCACCGCGGCCATAAGCGCAGCCCCGGTCCCCGGCCCATCCACCATCACCCGCAGCGTCACCGTCCGCGCCACCTCCTCGCCCAGGATCTCCACCAGGGCTTCGTCCAGGTACTCCTTGAACACCGGGTACTCCTGGTACAGGCTGCCCTCGATTGCGACCACCGTCTCCTTGGGCTGCTCTCTCATTCTTCCGCTCGAGGAGGCCGCGCTGGCGCTCCCGTCTCGGCCCAGCTTTTTCAGTATGCCCACAATGCCAGCAGCGGCGAGACGGGCAGCTCTGTGGGTCACGATGTCGCAGATTTTGACCACCAGCCTCCGAGTCTTCAGAGGGGCATCGGGGATCTGGAATGGGAACAATCAAAAGATGAGGAGAGAGTCGCATGCCTTGGAAAAAAATACAGGATTGCTGTTAGAGCAGCtgcatgggatttattatacacaagGTGCAGCGGGGAAAAGCTTACCTTCAGGTGTTCTTGCAGTATCCTTCTGACTTCGCTCAGATCTTGTGAATCGTCCTCGCAAATTGCTGCCAGATATGGTGTGCTGGAACACACAGGAAGATGAGATAAATGCTACTATTCAAAAATTAAAATACTGAATTAAAAAAAGCAGCTTAATATCCAGAGTCTCGGTTAAGCAGATAAGCAACAATGTAACACGGGAGAAATATTCAGCTAGTTGTACGACAGACTATTGGGTCAAAATTGGTAATGGTAAGTGCTGACAAGCTACAAAACCAGGTAATCCTATAACATTGATATggagaaatattcaactgatattaagCAAACATTTCATGCATGGTTTATAAGGCAGTAAAGCAACCTAAAGCGCGCACCACCCGCTCTGACGCTTAAGCATCACCTAAAAGACTAAAGCAGGCATATTTCTAAGGCGCTGCCACGGCGCCTTGCCGCTTAAGCGTCTGAAGCAGGACAAGGATTTCATGTGTGGAAATACTACCTCAAAATAAAAGGGGTTGACAGACTTTCGGCACCATCACCAAAAATTTCTGATTCTTGGGCAATTCTTTGGAGTACCAGTCTTGCAATTTCCCCAAGGTAAATACCTGAGATCATTTTCTCAAAGCCCTGTATCACAGACAAGCAAGTTACATCGTATTAACAACACTACAAAGATGCAATAAGATTGAAATTTGCATAGCCTGCTTACCTGATCATTGCGATTTTGTGTCTCATCGTCCAAAGAGATGTCATAAGAAGTTCTTGGCAAATGTGATGACCAGAAATTTCCCCATTCCATGTTAACTACCTGGTGCATAGAATACTTTGTTGTAAGAGACTTGTGTTTCAGTTTATACaataaactactccctctgtcccaaaatataagaacgtttttgacactatcatagtgtcaaaaatgttcttatattttgggacggagggagtataagccaATTACAGATAAAGCTGAAAAATAACATACCATTCCTCCAGAGTTTGTAAGAAGACCCTGACACTTGATAATTGCATCAGTGCGTTCGATATAGCAAGCGTTGGTGCCAGCCCCAATGATCACAGCAGCCACTGTATCCTTGTAATAATAATGCCCTAGAGCTAATGTCCCCACAGTATCATTGACCTAAGTAGAAAATTAACATAAAAGATTAATCGTTTAAAAGTGTGACAATGTACAGACATTTTCAGAAATATAAGAAGCATAACAGAACCCGTGCTAATACATGTAGCTTTGAGAATGAAAATATATGACAGCAATTTTTTTTTGCATAATTACTTTAATCCAATTAATATTTGCCATCCTAAAATATAGAACTGTAAAAGGAAGGCATGGCATCGGGCAaagatatttttggattttttttaatttgCATTTGAAAGTGTATCTACACAAAAATTACATGTAATAGCACGGGTAGTGGGCACATGATAATCGTAAACGCAGCGAGTCAGTTATCTGTGGTTCTCAGCTGAATGAAAGCACGAAAGTAACTAAGTATTAAGCCAACAAAAGTTGGGTAAGACCTACCAGTGCAGTAACTCGCATATTTGATCCACACCTAGCAAGCGCCTCATCTAAGCACTGAGAGACATCTTTCCCAACCTGAGGATCCATGGTTCACATGCGTTAGTAATGAACATTTCAAGAAGTAGACAAGTAAATATACACCAAAAGAAAACAATGTGTGATTCCAGAAGGATGAGAAATAAAGGGCTAATCATAGGTATTGATACCAACAACCATTGGAAATTTACATGTGTAAGTAAACCCCCATTTTCCATACAGAACATACAGATATTAACCAGAATAATTCCATAAACTACTCAATCTCATCAAGACCATTTTAACAACTTTATCATCCTATTATAATTACTAGAGACAATTACCAATATTACAACTTCTTAAATGATGTAGGACTGGATGGATaacatggaaaacaacatacaggaaGGTATTATTCTGTGAGGAAAAAAAATAGCTTACTGTGTCTCCAACTGAAAACCCCTTGGTCCACCTAATTAATGACCCTGAAGAAACTGAATTCTGTCTAACAGGGAAAGAAAATGTAAACCCAAGTGGCTTTTGGGCATCTTTTCCATCTTCTCTTTCAACAAAATTCTTGAGTGTCAAGGCAACAAAGTTGAATAAATCCTGCAGTTGAATTAATCCTCAGAGACATGTACCAAATACATATCTTACAAACATAGAAATAATACAGCAAGACAAGTACCTGACTTGTGCCCATCAACTCCTCAGGGATGGCATGAGTTTCAACCCTCTGATCAATAACGGCTGTAGATCCAACATCAATTTCAACCCTCAAGACTCTAAAGTCCATTCCTCCAAGATCAATGGCATAATATACACCTTCTTCATCCCTGTCAAAGTGCATTACCATAGAAGATTCAATATGACTGTTGAATATGCAAAATGCAAAAGAGAAGGGGGCAGAAAAGCTATTGGCATTATGAAATAATATCTCTCCATTGGTCATAGCATATTTTAGTAAATGAACCATTGCAACTTCGGACAGAGTGCCAGCAAAGAGAAGTTCTATTTGACGGGAAATAATCCAATTGTGGAACCATGcagaaaaataataattaaaacatGGTTTGTGGCTGTGCTTGGTTTACAAAGGATCACAGGTGCGTTTTCAATAAAAACCAATGAGAAAATGAACTTGTGTTTAAATAAATTTTTAGACTTGGGTAGCTTGCATATTTGATCCTATAAGTTGCAATCAACCATCCACAGCAACAGATTTTCTACGCTCAAATAGTTTCGAGTCATGCATCAGAGCAGTAGCTACCAATGCATGAGAGCTGCTTTTCTGTTCTTCTCCTTTTATACTCATTAAAGGGAAATCAAACGTGATGTGCTTTACGCAACAAACCAatcatgccatgccatgccatcccATGGACTAGGTAGTGCAGCTGGACCATGGCAAGTGCTAGCTAAACGCACGGAAACGAAACACACAACGAAATCATGTTCTCATGCATCAGAAAACAGAAAAAACGCTAACTGAAACAGCCTAGCGTCTATGCTGCCATGGCAGAGAGAACAGTCTGGAGTGCCACCATGGCTCGGTCATTCTGTTAACTGAATGAACCAACACGAATGAACCAACATCTAAGCACGCAGAGACACCTTCATAACAGATGAAACAACCTTAATGGCATATGTGCATCATGTGTTAGCTGCCAGCACACCTGCTTACTGCTCACGCTCTCTGTCTGACTGTTGTTATCCCAGACTAATTGTGTGTACACTACCACGGTAACAGTAGACTATTAGGCAAGATGCTACAGTTGGCTCATCACTGTCATAAAACGTGTTCAAATATTTACATGCCAGATTTGCAAACCAATATTGTACCATAGTTAATTAGTTATTCTGTTTCCAGAGAGGAGATGGGTGGGGGTTAATACACACTGCAGTGATTAAGGTCTGAACTAACAAAATGAAGAGGTTTTCCAGGTGTACAGTTGCTGCGTGGTCCAATGTGCAATTATACATAAGACATGAACATGCTTAAACAGGTCAACACACTGATACATGGTCACTAAAGAATATGATTTGGTCAACATTAGTCAATGATATATTGCTTCACATTTCATAGCACACACATCTAGCGAAGAAATACCTACTAAAAGGTTTTTCCTACATAAAACATGAACATGCTTAAACAGGTCAACAAACTGATACATGGTCACTAAAGAATAGTCAAAGATAGAAAAAAAATATAGATTCCCACATTGATGTTTTAGATTGCTTCCCTATGAAGAAGTTTTATATATTTTCAAATATGATTTTGGTCAAACGTTAGTCAATACTATGTTGCTTCACATTTCATAGGACACACATCTAGCAAAGAAATACCTACTAAAAGGTTTTCCCTGTCAAGGGGTTTCCCTTCATATATTCTCAAGTATGATTTTGTTCATATATTCTCAAGTATGATTTTGGTCAAACATTAATTAATACTATATCGCTTCACATTTCATAGCACTCTACATCTAACAAAGAAATACCTGCCAAGACGTTTCCCTGTGAAAGAGTTTTTATATTTTTTCATTTCCAAATATGACTTTGGTCAAATATTACTTCATACTATATTGCTTCCCATTTGATAAGACACCACATCAAGCGAAGAAATACCTACTAAGCAGCCACACTGGCAATGATCAAGAAACATCAAAGAACTAAAATCCAAATATGTGACAGAAACAAAAGTACAAAAGGCCAACCAAAACCAATGTGGATCTGTCTGTTGTGCAGTTATAGGTTCTACCAGCAGGCCAAGCTGTTGCAAGTGCAACAATCCAATAAGCCACCGATCGCAATTACGCCAAGACAAGAACAAGTTTGGTGAACAGCTTAATGAACAACGGAGCTCGGTTTCTGTTTCGGCCTTCGCCGCACCACAATGCTTGGCTTCAGAACAGATGAACCCCAGCAGAACAGCACAGCCTTGGACCTTTCGACTCCATTCCATCTTCCTTGTACAGTAGAAGACAGAGGAAGgggaaaaaatctaacaaaaaaaggCTGTGATTCGACACACAATCGACACGAGATATTCTCCCAACTAAGACGCGCGGCCTCCCAAGCAATGATTCTCATCTGACAGAGAGCGCCACCGGCCACATTGCGATTGTGGGATACAACCTGGCCTGTGAACCCAATGCCACTCTCAAGTGTTGGTAGATTCATGTACTAAAGATGCCCCTTTATGGTGGTCCGGGCAACAACCCCGCCAtgaatgcaagctcaaagcaacagGCGACAGTGCATGCCCCAGGCAGCTGCACAAGCACCCACATGCCAAATTCTTTGGCATCTGGCATGTTAATTATTTTCGCCCCAGAGCAGCATCAACGCCACGGCACAAGCACAGCAGGCAGGCATCAAAACAAAACAGATCCTCGGAAGAATGGCGACTGGATACAGAGCTTGCAATCCAACGCAGAGACGAAGAAGCCACAGAAGTTGAAGTGGCAGCATTGTGGAGTGAGGACGCAGTGGCGAGGAATTCAGACGGATGCGCAGTGGCGAGGCATTATGCGGAACCGAATAAAGAGTGggcatttttcttttctttatgaacACAATAAACGTCGGGGAAAAAGTAACGGCCCAGGTGCGTTTACTGTTGGGGGTGAATGAAGGCGTCGGAAAGGCGGACGGACGGGGCTGCGACCCCGCCGGATACGTTCTCTTTGGCATTCCACAACAGGGCCAGACATGGCCGCCGAGCAGGAATCGCACAAGGGGGGGAAAACAAAACATGTGAAACCCATCCGGCTTAGCAGCAGTGGTGCTCAGCCCAAAAGATGGCTGACCCAGCCAATGCATATCGCTCCGTCAGAGCTCGACGGAGAAATCTCTGAAGTAGTAGTATgcgctcgcggcggcggcggcagcatctCGTCTCGCCTCGCGGGAAAGAAAAGCGTGAAGCACGGCGGAGGGAGGGCGGGGAAGGGAGCGAGAGCCCCGGCGAAGGGGGGGTGGCCACATTCGCATGCGGAAAAGCGGATTGGCGGGGCGAGATTGGAGGGCATGATCCAACCACcggaggaagaaagaaagaaagcgtTCAAACAGATAAAGATGGCACGAAGCAAAGGCTttacattttttttcctttttttctgctTGCTCCGCCCAAGAATCGCACGGGAAAATAAAAACGGAAACGAAAGAGGGGAGGGACGCAAGAAAAGCAGCGCGAGGAATCGCCATGGAGTCCCGAGCTGGGCGAGGAGAGGAACGAAGCGGGCGAAAAGAATAACaaaaaggcggcggcggcggcggccggagtagtaagggaggggagggggaggggccgtACCCGTTGGGGAGCGCGTCGACGAAGGTGAGGAGCATCTTGAGCTTGCTGCCGCCGTCCGAGGCGAGCCCCGCGTGCATCTCGACGACCATGGCGTCCACCACCTGGCGCAGGCGCGCCGGCGGCGTGGCGCAGCCCTCCTCGAAGTCCCGCAGcagcgccaccgcccgccgccagcGCGCCCTGGCCGCCACCCGCCGCGCCACCATCACCGCCGCGATCGCGCACGTCACCGCCGCGCACCCCGCCGCCACCCCGAACCCCGCCTTCCccatcaccgccgccgcccccgccgatcACGCCGCCATCCTAACCCCTCTCCCTCCCCCTGCCAGCTGCTGCTCCCGCCCGGCCACCGACCACGCCGGAGGGAATGGCGGGCGAGGGGGGAGGATGTAACagagcgggcgggcgggcgggcggcgggGTGGGGAGTAGTCCGGTCCGGTCGGGTCCGGTCCGTAGTGGGGTGGGGCAGCGGGGGAAGAAGGGGAAAGGAGACGGGAGGCGAGAGAAAATAGAAAAATCGGGGGAGAAACGAAAGCCAAGAGCGTGGCTGCGGCCTGCGTCCGCTTTTATTTATGCTGGCGGCGATCTTGCGATCCCGCCCTCGGCTTTCCGCCGTATTACGAACCCGCCCTCCGCCCATGTGCGGTTCGGTTTCAGTTTTTCGAAATCTTCTTTTTGCTGCCTCCCCTTCCTCGGTTTGACCTGCCGCCTCCCCGGTCCGCCGGGTTTCCACGGAGGCGGTTTAAAATAAAGCTGCGGATTTGCAGCCCGGCCGGATGGCTTTTTGCCCATGGGTGGCGAAATTTGTGACCATGGTTTTTTCTTTCCATACTTCATTCATTTCCATTTATCGTTTTTATGTATGCCTTCCCCGTCATTTCCATGTATCGTGTGATTTACATACGTTACGCATCAATTCCATGTTTGAtttacgtaccatgcatgacattcTTCAATATTATTTTTGGTAAGTTTAGGTTATTTTCCGTGCGCATTTGATTGTGAATCGTATCACATCCTGCATTCCTTATTATTTTTGGTAGGTCTAGATTATTTTTCTTGTACACATTTGATTGTGAATAGGATCCGCATGCACGCTGGGATTAAGAGATCATGCATACACATGAATCGGTTAATGTGCTGGGTTTTGAAAACTTTACATTTTCTGCAAATGCGATTTGATCATGTGTTGTATAAGGACATATACAAAGACATCAGTTGTACCTAAATCATTGCCATGTCAAATATGGTAAAAAAAATACAGTATTTCTTCTACATTTCAGTTTCACATAGATTTAAGAGGAGTAGCTAGGACGTCTATGAAGGTATCATATCTAGCTAAATCAATATCGTGTCACCGATTATTGTTAGTGTGTAAGGGAGAGAATATactggactcttgattttcactgcTTCAAAAGGTTAGGGTGCTTTTGCATTTTTACAAAAGAATACAATGACCTTCTTGATGAGAAAATCATGACCCAAAATCTTACGCAAAATATTGATTTTTTTTAACAAAGCGACATAAAACTTAAAACCACATGCCAACTGCTTCCAACCTAAAAGAGAATTGATCATAAAAGGCAACAAAGAAACACCACCGCTCCTCTGGCAATCATCATGCATCCTCAACAATGCCAGCAAGTTATGAACTACGACAACGCAATCTGAACGGCACAAGTGCCAGCTACAACAATTACTGGCCTTGCCCGAGAAGGTGTTGTTACAGCCTCGCCAATGCCAGCAAGCCATGAACCATGACAAAGCAACCTGGACGGCACATGACACAACGACACAAAAGTGCCAGCTTCAACAATTATAGGCCTTGCCCAAGACGGATGCGTTACATCCCAGCAATGCCAGCAAGCCATGAGCCATGACAAAGCAACCTGGACGGCACATGANNNNNNNNNNNNNNNNNNNNNNNNNNNNNNNNNNNNNNNNNNNNNNNNNNNNNNNNNNNNNNNNNNNNNNNNNNNNNNNNNNNNNNNNNNNNNNNNNNNNNNNNNNNNNNNNNNNNNNNNNNNNNNNNNNNNNNNNNNNNNNNNNNNNNNNNNNNNNNNNNNNNNNNNNNNNNNNNNNNNNNNNNNNNNNNNNNNNNNNNNNNNNNNNNNNNNNNNNNNNNNNNNNNNNNNNNNNNNNNNNNNNNNNNNNNNNNNNNNNNNNNNNNNNNNNNNNNNNNNNNNNNNNNNNNNNNNNNNNNNNNNNNNNNNNNNNNNNNNNNNNNNNNNNNNNNNNNNNNNNNNNNNNNNNNNNNNNNNNNNNNNNNNNNNNNNNNNNNNNNNNNNNNNNNNNNNNNNNNNNNNNNNNNNNNNNNNNNNNNNNNNNNNNNNNNNNNNNNNNNNNNNNNNNNNNNNNNNNNNNNNNNNNNNNNNNNNNNNNNNNNNNNNNNNNNNNNNNNNNNNNNNNNNNNNNNNNNNNNNNNNNNNNNNNNNNNNNNNNNNNNNNNNNNNNNNNNNNNNNNNNNNNNNNNNNNNNNNNNNNNNNNNNNNNNNNNNNNNNNNNNNNNNNNNNNNNNNNNNNNNNNNNNNNNNNNNNNNNNNNNNNNNNNNNNNNNNNNNNNNNNNNNNNNNNNNNNNNNNNNNNNNNNNNNNNNNNNNNNNNNNNNNNNNNNNNNNNNNNNNNNNNNNNNNNNNNNNNNNNNNNNNNNNNNNNNNNNNNNNNNNNNNNNNNNNNNNNNNNNNNNNNNNNNNNNNNNNNNNNNNNNNNNNNNNNNNNNNNNNNNNNNNNNNNNNNNNNNNNNNNNNNNNNNNNNNNNNNNNNNNNNNNNNNNNNNNNNNNNNNNNNNNNNNNNNNNNNNNNNNNNNNNNNNNNNNNNNNNNNNNNNNNNNNNNNNNNNNNNNNNNNNNNNNNNNNNNNNNNNNNNNNNNNNNNNNNNNNNNNNNNNNNNNNNNNNNNNNNNNNNNNNNNNNNNNNNNNNNNNNNNNNNNNNNNNNNNNNNNNNNNNNNNNNNNNNNNNNNNNNNNNNNNNNNNNNNNNNNNNNNNNNNNNNNNNNNNNNNNNNNNNNNNNNNNNNNNNNNNNNNNNNNNNNNNNNNNNNNNNNNNNNNNNNNNNNNNNNNNNNNNNNNNNNNNNNNNNNNNNNNNNNNNNNNNNNNNNNNNNNNNNNNNNNNNNNNNNNNNNNNNNNNNNNNNNNNNNNNNNNNNNNNNNNNNNNNNNNNNNNNNNNNNNNNNNNNNNNNNNNNNNNNNNNNNNNNNNNNNNNNNNNNNNNNNNNNNNNNNNNNNNNNNNNNNNNNNNNNNNNNNNNNNNNNNNNNNNNNNNNNNNNNNNNNNNNNNNNNNNNNNNNNNNNNNNNNNNNNNNNNNNNNNNNNNNNNNNNNNNNNNNNNNNNNNNNNNNNNNNNNNNNNNNNNNNNNNNNNNNNNNNNNNNNNNNNNNNNNNNNNNNNNNNNNNNNNNNNNNNNNNNNNNNNNNNNNNNNNNNNNNNNNNNNNNNNNNNNNNNNNNNNNNNNNNNNNNNNNNNNNNNNNNNNNNNNNNNNNNNNNNNNNNNNNNNNNNNNNNNNNNNNNNNNNNNNNNNNNNNNNNNNNNNNNNNNNNNNNNNNNNNNNNNNNNNNNNNNNNNNNNNNNNNNNNNNNNNNNNNNNNNNNNNNNNNNNNNNNNNNNNNNNNNNNNNNNNNNNNNNNNNNNNNNNNNNNNNNN contains:
- the LOC119278550 gene encoding hexokinase-3-like, which codes for MGKAGFGVAAGCAAVTCAIAAVMVARRVAARARWRRAVALLRDFEEGCATPPARLRQVVDAMVVEMHAGLASDGGSKLKMLLTFVDALPNGDEEGVYYAIDLGGMDFRVLRVEIDVGSTAVIDQRVETHAIPEELMGTSQDLFNFVALTLKNFVEREDGKDAQKPLGFTFSFPVRQNSVSSGSLIRWTKGFSVGDTVGKDVSQCLDEALARCGSNMRVTALVNDTVGTLALGHYYYKDTVAAVIIGAGTNACYIERTDAIIKCQGLLTNSGGMVVNMEWGNFWSSHLPRTSYDISLDDETQNRNDQGFEKMISGIYLGEIARLVLQRIAQESEIFGDGAESLSTPFILSTPYLAAICEDDSQDLSEVRRILQEHLKIPDAPLKTRRLVVKICDIVTHRAARLAAAGIVGILKKLGRDGSASAASSSGRMREQPKETVVAIEGSLYQEYPVFKEYLDEALVEILGEEVARTVTLRVMVDGPGTGAALMAAVHSSNRQQQGGGGGGTI